One window of the Halobacillus litoralis genome contains the following:
- a CDS encoding NUDIX hydrolase produces the protein MGGIVDMTPKHIIAVSANITNQNGETLLVKTHWRSDTWETPGGQVEEGEPLDKAVSREVLEETGIVISPVGITGVYYNATKHLLSVVFKAKYIRGDIKIQPEEIKEAEFIKLTEENIDYYITRPHMKSRTIDCMKATNTIPYETWEMNPYNLVSRLF, from the coding sequence ATGGGGGGTATAGTGGATATGACGCCAAAACATATCATTGCAGTTTCTGCTAATATTACTAACCAGAACGGAGAAACTCTTTTAGTCAAGACACACTGGCGATCAGATACTTGGGAAACTCCCGGCGGACAGGTGGAAGAAGGGGAGCCTCTTGATAAAGCTGTATCCAGAGAAGTATTGGAGGAAACGGGAATAGTCATCTCACCTGTTGGAATAACAGGAGTGTATTACAATGCTACAAAACATCTATTATCTGTCGTGTTTAAGGCAAAATATATAAGAGGGGACATAAAAATTCAACCAGAAGAAATTAAAGAGGCTGAATTCATTAAACTTACTGAGGAAAATATAGATTATTACATAACTCGTCCCCATATGAAGTCGCGCACCATTGATTGTATGAAAGCCACAAACACCATCCCTTATGAAACGTGGGAGATGAATCCATATAATCTGGTAAGTAGATTATTTTAA
- a CDS encoding VOC family protein — protein sequence MEIRKVILKTKDIKSMKHFYTDTLEMPLTKDTEESFQVAAGSSLLEFTSSKVEGDPFYHFAFDIPSNKFREAKAWVEAKVELNDEDGEDEADFPHIPAHSLYFYDPAGNIVEFISRHSSADKSEKPFSRRSILRISEMSLTVEDAIKTGQKLINLGLKERDNTPINDSSLNFMGKSATGSFLLLIQPGRRWIFSDKISAVFPVEITLDTNDRIVVKDNNETVAKSTC from the coding sequence ATGGAAATAAGAAAAGTCATTTTAAAAACCAAAGATATTAAAAGCATGAAACACTTTTATACCGATACCCTTGAAATGCCATTAACAAAGGACACTGAAGAAAGTTTTCAGGTTGCTGCTGGCTCCAGTCTATTGGAATTCACCTCAAGTAAAGTTGAAGGCGACCCATTTTATCACTTTGCTTTTGATATTCCATCAAATAAGTTCAGAGAAGCAAAAGCCTGGGTGGAAGCTAAAGTGGAGTTAAATGATGAAGATGGAGAAGATGAGGCGGATTTCCCTCATATTCCTGCTCATTCTCTATATTTTTACGATCCTGCTGGAAATATTGTGGAATTCATCTCCCGCCATTCCAGCGCAGATAAGAGTGAGAAACCTTTTTCACGTAGGAGTATTCTACGTATTAGTGAAATGAGTTTAACTGTAGAGGATGCCATAAAGACTGGCCAAAAGCTTATAAATCTGGGGCTCAAAGAGCGTGATAACACCCCAATCAATGATTCATCCCTCAATTTCATGGGCAAAAGTGCAACCGGTTCTTTCCTTTTGCTAATACAGCCCGGGAGAAGGTGGATTTTCTCTGATAAAATATCAGCCGTTTTCCCTGTTGAGATCACGTTAGATACTAACGACCGAATCGTAGTAAAAGATAATAATGAAACCGTCGCTAAATCCACTTGTTGA
- a CDS encoding aminopeptidase, whose amino-acid sequence MKFPSQEKLEKYADLALKTGVNLQKGQKLMINSPIEGAEFTRVIAQKAYEMEAEDVHINWTDDALTRMKYEYGGQETLSEVPGWQQQQYTYFAKEGAAILSVMANDPDLLKGMDAGKVAAANKARAEAMSEFRQHIMSDRIQWSIVSIPIPAWAQKIFPNESSEKAVDKLWDQIFKIVRVDQEDPVAAWEEHNKTLLKARRYLNKKQYSKLVYKAPGTNLEVELPKDHIWKGGRRPLATGNEDIQFNPNIPTEEVFTAPHKYGVYGKVSSTKPLNYGGNLIENFSLTFEGGKVVDFNAEEGAETMKHLLETDEGSQRLGELALVPHESPISQSGLIFYNTLFDENASCHLALGKAYPNNVSGGSDMSGDALDQNGINDSLSHVDFMMGSAELDIDGVLEDGTQEPVMRNGSWAISFNE is encoded by the coding sequence ATGAAATTTCCTAGTCAAGAAAAGCTTGAGAAATATGCAGACTTAGCCTTGAAAACAGGAGTCAATTTGCAAAAAGGTCAGAAGTTGATGATCAACTCTCCTATCGAAGGTGCTGAATTCACACGGGTGATTGCTCAAAAGGCCTATGAAATGGAGGCGGAAGATGTACATATTAACTGGACAGATGATGCATTGACCAGGATGAAATATGAATATGGTGGGCAGGAAACTCTTTCTGAAGTTCCTGGGTGGCAGCAACAACAGTACACGTATTTTGCTAAAGAAGGTGCTGCGATTCTCTCTGTGATGGCCAACGATCCTGATCTTCTTAAAGGGATGGATGCCGGAAAAGTAGCAGCGGCTAATAAAGCAAGAGCAGAAGCGATGTCGGAGTTCCGTCAACATATAATGAGCGACCGTATTCAATGGTCGATCGTCAGTATTCCGATCCCTGCGTGGGCTCAGAAAATTTTTCCGAACGAGAGCAGTGAAAAGGCAGTGGATAAGCTTTGGGACCAAATTTTCAAGATTGTTCGAGTTGATCAGGAAGATCCTGTTGCTGCCTGGGAAGAGCACAACAAAACGTTGCTTAAGGCAAGACGGTATTTAAATAAGAAACAGTACAGCAAGCTGGTTTATAAAGCCCCAGGGACGAATTTGGAAGTGGAGCTTCCAAAAGACCACATTTGGAAAGGTGGACGCAGGCCCCTCGCTACGGGAAACGAGGATATTCAGTTCAACCCTAATATTCCAACCGAAGAGGTCTTTACCGCTCCTCATAAATACGGAGTATACGGAAAAGTTTCCAGCACCAAACCGTTAAATTACGGTGGGAATCTTATTGAAAACTTCTCCCTTACATTTGAAGGAGGTAAAGTTGTTGACTTCAATGCTGAAGAAGGGGCAGAGACGATGAAACACTTGCTGGAAACCGATGAAGGTTCGCAACGCCTTGGTGAGCTTGCCCTTGTGCCGCACGAATCACCAATTTCTCAATCAGGATTGATTTTTTACAATACACTTTTTGATGAGAACGCTTCTTGTCACTTAGCTTTAGGGAAGGCTTACCCGAATAACGTGAGTGGCGGTTCTGATATGAGTGGGGACGCACTTGATCAAAATGGAATCAACGACAGCTTATCTCACGTAGATTTTATGATGGGTTCAGCCGAACTTGATATTGATGGTGTTTTGGAAGATGGAACACAGGAGCCGGTAATGAGAAATGGGAGCTGGGCCATTTCATTCAACGAATAA
- a CDS encoding SRPBCC family protein — MANLSLDFQFKSSIDKVWNALTQSETLAQWVMENNFKPIEGYKCQFRNEEIDLVVDSEVLVVDKPHKLSYTWVGGPIDTIVTWTLTQEGETTYLHLDHTGFEEENQAFMGAKYGWASMVDQLKTVLEES; from the coding sequence ATGGCAAATTTATCATTAGATTTTCAGTTTAAGAGTTCCATTGATAAAGTATGGAATGCTTTAACACAATCTGAGACGCTGGCCCAGTGGGTTATGGAAAATAACTTCAAGCCGATCGAGGGTTATAAATGTCAATTCCGAAATGAGGAAATAGACCTGGTTGTAGATAGTGAAGTATTGGTGGTGGACAAGCCTCACAAACTATCTTACACATGGGTAGGCGGTCCAATCGACACTATTGTCACATGGACATTAACGCAAGAAGGCGAAACAACTTATTTACATCTTGATCACACAGGATTCGAGGAAGAAAACCAAGCCTTCATGGGTGCGAAATATGGCTGGGCAAGTATGGTGGATCAGCTGAAAACCGTATTAGAAGAATCATAA
- a CDS encoding ArsR/SmtB family transcription factor has translation MNRTHQERDVFVAIADPTRRKLIRLLADSDEDLPLYELTPHFEMGRTAVSKHLTVLKEANLVVNRKKGRETRFKLNPGPLQEVKDWLAFYEKFWNERASILKNILEE, from the coding sequence TTGAACCGCACACACCAGGAACGTGACGTTTTTGTAGCTATTGCAGATCCAACAAGACGAAAGTTGATACGTCTGTTAGCCGATTCAGATGAGGATCTGCCTCTTTACGAACTGACGCCTCATTTTGAGATGGGTCGGACTGCTGTTTCTAAGCATTTGACAGTCCTTAAAGAAGCCAATTTAGTAGTTAACCGTAAAAAAGGTAGAGAAACAAGATTCAAGTTGAACCCAGGACCCTTACAGGAAGTAAAAGACTGGTTGGCTTTCTATGAGAAGTTCTGGAATGAAAGAGCAAGCATACTCAAAAATATATTGGAGGAATAA
- a CDS encoding TetR/AcrR family transcriptional regulator: MGRSKKKDAILQVAERLFYEHGFRGVGLKQIIKEANVATMTIYNHFSSKDNLVEEVLKQREERYWSYLDAHVEMDSDSPFILAVEAHGRWLKEQSYRGCMFLRAIEDYAGTDNEIENIARGHKSKLLQYFQLLAQRKGKDNERDLAHQFTLLLEGTTSMTTLVGAEKATNHSIAMARTLVQHTS, translated from the coding sequence ATGGGTCGATCAAAAAAGAAAGACGCAATACTTCAAGTGGCTGAACGATTATTTTATGAGCATGGGTTCCGCGGGGTAGGATTAAAGCAGATTATCAAGGAAGCCAATGTAGCCACCATGACGATCTACAATCATTTTTCATCAAAGGATAATTTGGTGGAAGAAGTACTGAAGCAGAGAGAAGAACGTTATTGGTCTTACTTGGATGCACACGTGGAAATGGATTCTGATTCTCCGTTTATCCTTGCAGTGGAAGCCCATGGTCGCTGGCTGAAAGAGCAATCTTACAGAGGATGTATGTTCTTGAGGGCCATTGAAGACTATGCAGGTACTGATAATGAGATAGAAAACATAGCAAGAGGTCATAAATCCAAATTACTTCAATATTTTCAACTGCTAGCTCAAAGGAAAGGAAAAGACAACGAACGGGATTTAGCACACCAGTTTACATTGCTGCTGGAAGGTACGACATCAATGACTACCTTGGTAGGAGCAGAGAAGGCAACAAATCATTCGATTGCGATGGCGAGGACACTTGTCCAACATACATCGTAA
- a CDS encoding MFS transporter — MKFSKLVLPGVTMIAVTYGLARFSFGLLLPEINRTLEMSELVSGLISSLFYLAYCFTIILSTVITTKEGPRRMILSAGLSAFIGLLFMCIATNVWVLGLGVLLAGGSTGLVSPPYGAAIALWIKEGEQGRANTWVNSGTSFGIALSGLGAILLTPHWRLTYLIYAIVACLMLVWNFQVIPKKETGSSKLMLKKGDLAIRGVKGAVPLSLASLLLGASTAAFWTFSRSFIEVAGDYSDLQLSGFWVTIGMFGVLGGFSGSLIERRGLSFSYKLGSLAIGSASIILAVTSENWLLSYLSAGIFGCSYIFLTGVLIVWGIRVFIKNASLGIGVPFLLLAVGQVLGSILAGLFIGTWGYAISFMLYGMVGIAAALMGPNEESKR; from the coding sequence ATGAAGTTTTCGAAGTTAGTGTTACCTGGAGTTACCATGATTGCGGTCACCTATGGCTTGGCAAGGTTCAGTTTTGGACTGCTTCTCCCTGAGATCAATCGAACACTTGAAATGTCCGAGCTGGTATCAGGGCTGATCTCTTCGCTGTTTTATTTAGCGTATTGTTTCACCATCATCCTATCCACGGTGATCACTACAAAAGAAGGGCCAAGGAGGATGATCCTTTCAGCTGGACTTTCTGCTTTTATCGGACTGCTGTTCATGTGCATAGCTACAAATGTATGGGTCCTTGGGTTAGGAGTGTTATTAGCTGGAGGAAGCACGGGTCTGGTATCTCCTCCCTATGGCGCGGCGATAGCGCTTTGGATTAAAGAGGGTGAGCAAGGCAGAGCAAATACCTGGGTCAATTCAGGCACTAGTTTCGGTATAGCCCTATCTGGATTAGGAGCGATTTTATTAACGCCGCACTGGAGACTGACGTATTTGATTTATGCTATCGTAGCATGCTTGATGTTGGTGTGGAATTTTCAAGTGATTCCTAAAAAGGAAACGGGTTCCTCGAAGTTGATGTTGAAGAAAGGGGACCTCGCTATACGTGGGGTGAAAGGGGCCGTCCCATTAAGTTTAGCTTCTCTTTTGCTGGGAGCTTCCACAGCGGCCTTCTGGACATTTTCCAGATCATTCATTGAAGTGGCTGGGGATTATAGTGATTTACAGCTTTCTGGATTTTGGGTCACTATAGGGATGTTTGGTGTATTAGGTGGGTTTTCCGGTTCTTTAATTGAAAGAAGAGGTTTGTCATTTTCTTATAAGTTAGGAAGTTTGGCGATCGGATCAGCATCGATTATCCTAGCTGTTACGTCTGAGAATTGGTTATTGTCATACTTATCGGCGGGAATTTTTGGTTGTTCCTATATATTTTTAACCGGTGTTCTTATTGTCTGGGGAATCCGTGTGTTTATTAAGAATGCCTCCTTAGGGATCGGTGTGCCGTTTCTGCTTTTAGCGGTGGGACAAGTCCTCGGTTCTATACTTGCTGGCTTGTTTATCGGAACTTGGGGATATGCCATTTCTTTTATGCTTTACGGAATGGTCGGCATTGCAGCTGCCCTTATGGGTCCAAATGAAGAGTCAAAAAGATAG
- a CDS encoding MFS transporter gives MQRLMKNKGYMTLMSAQAISSIGDWLSIVAIITLVGLKWDASPLEVSFVFLCLAVPMALFGPVAGIIADRFSRKTLMIVSDVVRAVLILILTIATSLWMVYATLLTIGIFSALFIPAKNGKLKEVVPEKDMKGAMSITSMIDSSTKILGPLISGLLVTIVGAQQVFIIDSATFLVSAVILLFVPNAVNLETEEIATEQGAFKKEFALGFSFLKSNRFMMTGLILVGLSLLILQSADSQLIVLIRELTYASPDLFGYLVTGSGLGMFAAGFLLAKKTDYKPYPLMLLGVCGIGLSFGVMGALTHYDLSYSSIWGPALGFTAGFSASLIFVPFQATVQVNTPVHMTGRVFGVINSVMTTATIIGPLLGGWIATIIGVIPTFTITASLLVVVSLIGFFTKRKVERGITDVSTSKQGTPEATTS, from the coding sequence ATGCAACGTTTAATGAAAAATAAAGGGTATATGACGCTGATGTCCGCACAAGCGATTTCAAGCATCGGCGACTGGCTCAGCATTGTCGCGATCATCACACTGGTCGGCTTGAAATGGGATGCATCTCCACTGGAGGTTTCCTTCGTCTTTCTCTGTCTGGCTGTGCCGATGGCCTTGTTCGGTCCGGTGGCTGGTATCATCGCCGATCGTTTCAGCCGGAAGACATTAATGATTGTTTCCGATGTTGTAAGAGCAGTGTTGATTCTGATTTTGACCATCGCTACATCGCTTTGGATGGTGTACGCAACATTGCTTACAATCGGTATTTTTTCTGCTTTATTTATCCCTGCGAAAAATGGCAAGCTGAAGGAAGTAGTGCCTGAGAAAGACATGAAAGGAGCGATGTCGATCACCTCGATGATCGATTCGTCTACGAAAATCCTCGGTCCGCTCATCAGTGGATTGCTTGTCACTATAGTCGGTGCCCAGCAGGTGTTCATTATCGATTCGGCCACCTTCCTTGTCTCAGCTGTCATCTTGTTGTTCGTGCCGAATGCGGTTAACCTTGAAACTGAAGAAATCGCAACTGAACAGGGCGCATTTAAAAAAGAGTTCGCCCTCGGATTTTCTTTCCTCAAGTCCAACCGTTTTATGATGACGGGTCTGATCCTGGTAGGGCTCAGCCTCTTGATACTTCAGTCAGCTGATTCGCAGTTGATCGTATTGATTAGAGAATTGACGTATGCCTCTCCTGATTTGTTCGGTTATCTTGTGACAGGATCCGGCCTGGGCATGTTCGCAGCTGGTTTTCTACTGGCGAAAAAGACGGACTACAAACCCTATCCCCTCATGCTTCTCGGAGTCTGTGGGATTGGATTAAGCTTTGGGGTTATGGGAGCGCTGACCCATTACGATCTCAGCTATTCGAGCATATGGGGACCAGCTTTAGGTTTTACCGCTGGATTCTCTGCCAGCCTGATTTTCGTACCCTTCCAGGCAACAGTGCAAGTCAACACTCCTGTCCATATGACGGGCCGCGTTTTCGGCGTCATCAACAGTGTCATGACGACAGCTACCATCATTGGACCGCTGCTCGGGGGCTGGATCGCAACGATCATCGGGGTTATTCCGACCTTCACGATTACGGCGAGCCTCCTTGTAGTCGTTTCACTGATAGGATTTTTTACAAAACGAAAAGTAGAGCGAGGGATTACAGATGTCTCCACGAGTAAGCAAGGAACACCTGAAGCAACGACGAGCTGA
- a CDS encoding TetR/AcrR family transcriptional regulator, producing the protein MSPRVSKEHLKQRRADIMEAATRVFIEHGYEHTTMKHVMEAANVSRGGLYQYFSNKEDLFEALLEEGLTDEAEETELSLEKTDSYWTLLMEFLFGEGGKPNAGMDPLAPSKLEFFITGRNDERRRAYGEKRYELGLGIYKEIIQAGQNSGEFSDKFDSELIARSIITFVDGLALDHAILPQEKMKLEEQSILFVDYLKMALEVSSS; encoded by the coding sequence ATGTCTCCACGAGTAAGCAAGGAACACCTGAAGCAACGACGAGCTGACATTATGGAAGCCGCTACCAGAGTTTTTATTGAACACGGCTATGAGCATACGACGATGAAGCACGTCATGGAAGCAGCAAATGTGAGCCGTGGCGGTCTCTATCAATATTTTTCAAACAAAGAGGACCTGTTTGAAGCACTCCTTGAAGAGGGGCTCACCGACGAAGCTGAAGAAACGGAACTTTCTCTTGAGAAGACGGATTCCTACTGGACATTGCTGATGGAGTTTCTATTTGGAGAGGGTGGGAAACCGAATGCCGGTATGGACCCGCTCGCTCCAAGCAAGCTCGAATTCTTCATCACCGGCCGCAACGATGAACGCCGCCGCGCTTATGGTGAAAAAAGGTATGAACTCGGACTCGGCATTTACAAAGAAATCATCCAGGCGGGGCAGAATTCCGGGGAATTCAGTGATAAATTTGACAGTGAGCTTATCGCCAGGTCGATCATCACCTTTGTCGACGGGCTCGCTCTTGATCATGCGATTTTGCCGCAGGAGAAGATGAAACTTGAAGAGCAGTCTATTTTGTTCGTAGATTATTTGAAAATGGCGTTAGAAGTATCCTCCTCTTGA
- a CDS encoding aldo/keto reductase, which yields MGVKYIQLNNGIEMPEVGYGVFRVEEGEALEDAVVTAIRSGYRSIDTAAIYGNESSVGNGIRKAIEQGIVTREELFITSKLWNEHSSYDETITAYEQTLERMGLNYLDLYLIHWPGQDKYLEPWKALEHLYKEGRVKSIGVSNFQVYHLESLLQKAEVTPVINQIEFHPKLTQEEVREYCRTHNIQVEAWSPLMNAELLNNEQILELAEKHGKSPAQIILRWDLQHGVITIPKSMTPSRISENISLYDFSLPEDEMKQLNGLNENLRSGPDPDEFNF from the coding sequence ATGGGAGTTAAGTACATTCAATTAAATAATGGTATAGAGATGCCGGAAGTCGGTTATGGTGTCTTCCGGGTAGAAGAAGGAGAGGCCCTCGAAGATGCTGTCGTAACAGCCATACGTTCAGGCTATCGCAGCATTGACACCGCCGCTATATATGGGAATGAAAGCAGTGTGGGAAATGGCATCCGTAAAGCCATTGAACAAGGAATCGTGACAAGAGAAGAGCTATTCATCACATCCAAATTGTGGAATGAGCATTCATCTTATGATGAAACGATTACGGCCTATGAACAAACCCTTGAACGAATGGGCCTAAATTATCTGGACCTTTATTTAATCCATTGGCCAGGGCAGGACAAATATCTTGAGCCATGGAAAGCGCTTGAGCACCTTTACAAGGAAGGACGGGTGAAGTCCATCGGTGTGAGTAATTTTCAAGTGTATCACTTAGAAAGCCTTCTCCAAAAGGCAGAGGTAACACCCGTAATTAACCAAATCGAGTTTCACCCTAAATTAACACAGGAGGAAGTCAGAGAGTATTGCCGAACACACAATATTCAAGTAGAAGCATGGTCTCCTCTCATGAATGCCGAACTGTTAAACAACGAACAGATACTTGAGCTTGCTGAGAAACACGGTAAATCACCGGCACAAATCATCCTTCGCTGGGATCTCCAACATGGTGTCATTACTATACCTAAGTCTATGACCCCTTCAAGAATCAGCGAGAATATCAGCCTGTATGATTTCTCACTCCCGGAAGATGAAATGAAGCAATTGAACGGTCTGAATGAAAACCTTCGAAGTGGACCAGACCCTGACGAATTTAATTTTTAA
- a CDS encoding winged helix-turn-helix transcriptional regulator, giving the protein MKKYNIPVEAALEVIGGKWKVVILCHLIKNERRTSELKRLMPGITQKMLTQQLRELEEDGVLDRVVFNQVPPKVIYRLTDYGWSLMPALDMLCAWGEQHIENTYPDKSEVLLEETELQQI; this is encoded by the coding sequence ATGAAAAAATACAATATCCCAGTAGAAGCCGCTCTTGAAGTCATAGGTGGTAAATGGAAAGTTGTCATCCTCTGTCACCTGATTAAAAACGAACGGAGAACAAGCGAGTTAAAACGTTTGATGCCGGGAATCACTCAAAAAATGCTTACACAGCAATTAAGAGAATTAGAAGAAGACGGTGTCCTTGACCGGGTTGTATTCAATCAAGTACCACCGAAAGTTATTTATAGATTGACAGACTATGGCTGGTCATTGATGCCTGCTTTGGATATGCTGTGTGCCTGGGGAGAGCAGCATATTGAGAACACTTACCCTGATAAATCGGAAGTTCTATTAGAAGAAACCGAGCTGCAACAAATATAG
- a CDS encoding MFS transporter: MSTQTATVNNTKAKGGTAALLALAISAFGIGTTEFVPIGLLSTIADDLSISITLAGLLISGYALGVAVGAPVLTALTNRMNRKSLLMGLMALFIVGNSVAAMSTSFSLLLVARFITAFSHGIFFSIGSTIAADLVPEHKRASAIASMFTGLTVATVTGVPLGTFIGQAFGWRATFAGVALLGVIGMIASAVLVPKNLKEAPPAKFSEQVKILTNSRLMLAFLITALGYGGTFVAFTYLTPLLEDVTGFSSKWVSSILLLYGVAVAIGNIIGGKASDKNPLKALSTMFLLQAIILFILTFAAPFKFIGLVMIFLMGLFAFMNVSGLQVLVVNLAEKYVPSAVNVASALNIAAFNIGIAIGSFVGGLIVDHLGLIHTPWIGAVMVVGAVFLTAWLRGLERKAVQTIK, from the coding sequence ATGAGTACGCAAACGGCAACAGTGAACAACACAAAGGCCAAAGGGGGCACCGCAGCTCTACTTGCCCTGGCCATCAGTGCCTTCGGAATCGGGACGACAGAGTTCGTTCCGATTGGTTTGCTTTCAACGATTGCTGATGATTTATCTATATCTATTACCCTGGCAGGATTATTAATCTCAGGTTATGCCCTCGGTGTCGCAGTTGGTGCCCCGGTATTAACAGCTTTGACAAATAGGATGAACCGCAAGTCCCTTTTAATGGGGTTAATGGCGCTGTTTATTGTTGGAAACTCCGTGGCTGCTATGTCCACGAGTTTCAGTCTATTATTAGTTGCGAGGTTCATAACCGCATTTTCACATGGTATATTCTTTTCCATCGGCTCAACGATTGCGGCTGATTTAGTGCCGGAGCATAAACGGGCCAGTGCGATTGCTTCTATGTTTACAGGATTGACAGTCGCCACAGTAACAGGCGTCCCTCTGGGAACGTTCATAGGTCAAGCCTTTGGATGGAGAGCCACATTTGCAGGGGTCGCTCTGTTAGGAGTGATCGGAATGATCGCAAGTGCTGTTCTAGTTCCAAAAAATTTGAAAGAAGCACCACCTGCGAAATTCAGTGAGCAAGTGAAGATTCTGACCAATAGCCGCTTGATGCTTGCCTTTCTCATTACAGCCCTTGGCTATGGAGGGACGTTCGTTGCATTTACGTACCTCACACCACTCCTTGAAGATGTTACAGGTTTCAGTTCAAAGTGGGTAAGCTCCATTTTACTTCTGTATGGGGTGGCTGTAGCCATCGGAAATATTATAGGAGGAAAAGCATCCGATAAAAATCCTCTGAAAGCTTTATCAACCATGTTCTTATTACAAGCGATTATCCTATTTATCCTGACTTTCGCGGCTCCCTTTAAGTTCATTGGCCTTGTGATGATTTTTCTCATGGGCTTATTCGCTTTCATGAACGTATCCGGATTGCAGGTTCTTGTAGTGAATCTTGCTGAAAAATATGTACCATCAGCGGTAAATGTGGCATCTGCTTTGAATATCGCCGCTTTTAATATCGGAATTGCGATCGGTTCTTTTGTCGGGGGTCTGATTGTCGATCATTTAGGGCTGATCCACACGCCGTGGATCGGAGCGGTTATGGTAGTTGGTGCTGTCTTCTTAACAGCCTGGCTGCGCGGTCTTGAACGAAAAGCGGTACAAACTATAAAATAA
- a CDS encoding sugar kinase gives MNDVITIGDAMITFDPSTTGPMRHVSSFTRKVGGAELNVAIGCARLGLKTGWISRLGKDEFGRHIYNFTRGEGIDVSEVELMEGFPTSLNFKEIGADGSGKTFYYRHQSPTSTLTAESLNEDYFRNARLLHITGVFPAVSDKNIEVIDAAISLAEKHGVKIALDPNIRLKLWSEDKARTTLLNWMPYVDYLLTGLDEAELLFGTREIGEITEHAKKYGLSHLFLKLGAEGSMVWTQGELIEKPAEEVEMIADTVGAGDGFDAGVIYGLLNDWNSERILTFANKIGSMVVGVYGDNEGLPYMDEVLEKLGEKTLIER, from the coding sequence ATGAATGATGTAATAACCATAGGTGATGCAATGATCACTTTTGACCCTTCCACCACTGGTCCGATGAGACATGTCAGTTCTTTTACAAGGAAAGTTGGAGGCGCTGAATTGAATGTCGCCATTGGCTGTGCACGATTAGGGCTCAAAACTGGATGGATCAGTCGACTTGGGAAGGATGAATTCGGGCGTCACATCTATAACTTCACCAGGGGGGAAGGGATCGATGTTTCTGAAGTAGAGTTGATGGAAGGGTTCCCTACCTCGCTTAACTTCAAAGAAATAGGTGCAGATGGTTCTGGTAAGACATTTTATTACCGTCACCAGTCGCCTACCTCAACACTGACTGCTGAATCATTGAATGAGGATTATTTTCGAAATGCCCGCTTATTACACATTACGGGCGTATTCCCGGCTGTTAGTGACAAAAACATCGAAGTCATCGATGCAGCTATTTCGTTAGCTGAAAAACATGGTGTCAAAATTGCTTTAGACCCGAATATCCGTTTGAAATTATGGAGTGAGGATAAGGCGCGGACAACATTATTGAATTGGATGCCGTATGTGGATTACTTACTTACAGGGTTGGATGAAGCTGAGTTGTTATTTGGGACAAGAGAAATTGGAGAAATTACTGAACATGCCAAAAAGTATGGCCTTTCCCATCTATTCTTGAAGCTGGGTGCAGAAGGTTCTATGGTATGGACCCAGGGAGAACTGATTGAAAAGCCTGCTGAAGAAGTTGAAATGATAGCGGATACAGTAGGGGCGGGAGATGGATTCGATGCAGGAGTCATTTATGGTCTCTTGAATGATTGGAATTCAGAACGTATTCTCACTTTCGCAAATAAGATCGGTTCAATGGTGGTCGGAGTGTACGGAGATAACGAAGGCTTACCTTATATGGATGAAGTATTGGAGAAGCTAGGTGAGAAAACATTGATAGAAAGGTAG